One window of Carassius auratus strain Wakin chromosome 17, ASM336829v1, whole genome shotgun sequence genomic DNA carries:
- the sh3pxd2ab gene encoding SH3 and PX domain-containing protein 2A isoform X2, which yields MARRSSGGRGHGGSWLTACFFPSSSGRERGEALGAEECMRVYVVTADYQRQENTEISLKAGERVEVIEKSESGWWFVRTAEEQGWVPATYLVSLTGRRDNHKTPNGEKRYITVQSFSSSSQDELGFESGVIVEVIQRNLEGWWFIRYGSKEGWAPAAYLRKMQDGVMAGNQATETNKPAVQGQVEIIGNLMEISNLLNKKPSNERHSHTQTDTIAHRNSTTNTYRHSQTDTYTQYNGDTEQTDAYSNNTHSDRSSGSSISTAANVVTCSLDRDSDGPVTQHTDTSVRLSVSDSSVSVSVSDACGTASVSEASVSSTSAAIKTKTVPPSPAIARVAPQRFHSTETRSPSNNQKLPPRRENSLGFQLPQPPDPPTVEAEYYTIAEFRSCLTDGISFSGGQKAEVIEKNSGGWWYVQIGEKEGWAPCSYIDKRKKPTLNRQTSTLTRPKVPPPAPPIKKQNSLPCVESEVLTPTSPRVYEEPEYDVPAVGLEFDPEQEFFPGDAPTKAPPPLCQRMVSFTLGEGDEEDDEDVYANGGFIAVPQCKDSHYDTYSSSSAHRASMWDPPEYDAPTIEPNIETSTTLYAHSKQSKLKQQADESKSKPSVRPKPANQDCGSLRRPQNQEQPGQMQFRTSRTSEDSENASSDKFQTFSDPPSFLYRTTVAYQRKEPCELSFPAGVQVEVLEKQESGWWFVRWGNEEGWAPTYYLQPIKSFETSGTEAKTTEMVNSETSWSASPELEISVQGDVGKLGKCISLEKNEQRVNQSLKSGHRSNQQNCRVGVKQLAVRPQNVLKDNTNTHTTPAGRRNDALPSLSYNDQTNSSCAGNTESMRRKVPVSMVKPKPHLIHNNLREEYVSIADYHGDAETMSFPAGTRLEVLERNPNGWWYCRVLDTAKTRKGWVPSNFLERRS from the exons ATGGCGCGGCGCAGTTCAGGTGGACGCGGGCATGGAGGCAGCTGGCTCACAGCCTGTTTTTTTCCATCCTCCTCAGGGAGAGAACGTGGAGAAGCCCTGGGTGCAGAGGAGTGTATGCGTGTTTATGTGGTGACGGCAGACTACCAGCGTCAGGAAAATACAGAAATCAGCCTGAAAGCAGGAGAGCGAGTCGAGGTGATCGAAAAGAGTGAGAGTG gGTGGTGGTTTGTAAGAACAGCTGAAGAACAAGGCTGGGTTCCTGCAACATACCTTGTCTCTCTCACAGGACGTCGAGACAACCACAAAACACCGAACGGAGAGA AGAGGTATATTACAGTTCAGTCCTTCAGCAGTTCGAGTCAGGATGAGCTGGGCTTTGAGAGTGGCGTCATTGTTGAGGTCATCCAGAGGAATCTGGAGGGCTGGTGGTTCATACG TTATGGCAGTAAGGAGGGATGGGCTCCAGCTGCCTATCTGAGGAAAATGCAAGATGGTGTCATGGCGGGTAACCAGGCAACAGAGACAAATAAACCAGCTGTGCAGGGTCAGGTGGAAATCATTGGAAACCTTATGGAGATCAGCAACCTCCTGAACAAGAAACCCTCCAACGAacgacactcacacacacaaactgacacCATTGCACACCGAAACAGCACCACAAACACATACAGGCACTCACAGACGGACACATATACACAATACAATGGTGATACGGAGCAGACTGATGCTTACAGTAACAATACACACAGTGATAGAAGCAGCGGCAGCAGCATTAGCACAGCAGCTAATGTGGTTACTTGTAGTTTAGACAGAGACTCTGATGGTCCTGTCACCCAGCACACAGACACGAGTGTGCGTCTCTCTGTCTCAGACAGCAGTGTGTCTGTGTCAGTGTCAGATGCTTGTGGAACTGCGTCTGTTTCTGAAGCAAGTGTGTCTTCAACATCAGCCGCTATAAAGACCAAAACCGTCCCTCCGTCTCCTGCCATTGCTCGAGTCGCACCCCAGAGATTCCACAGCACCGAGACCA GATCACCATCAAACAATCAAAAACTGCCTCCACGTCGAGAAAACAGcctg GGATTTCAGTTACCGCAGCCCCCAGATCCCCCTACTGTCGAAGCTGAGTATTACACCATCGCTGAGTTCAGGTCCTGCTTGACAGATGGCATCAGTTTCAGTGGAGGACAGAAAGCTGAG GTCATTGAGAAGAACTCTGGAGGTTGGTGGTACGTCCAAATCGGAGAGAAGGAGGGTTGGGCCCCATGTTCTTACATCGACAAACGCAAGAAACCCACCTTGAACCGCCAAACCAGTACACTGACCCGGCCCAAGGTACCACCTCCTGCTCCGCCAATCAAAAAGCAGAACTCACTTCCATGTGTTGAGTCTGAAGTTTTGACCCCAACGAGTCCAAGGGTGTATGAGGAACCAGAGTATGATGTTCCAGCAGTGGGCCTTGAATTTGATCCTGAGCAGGAGTTTTTTCCAGGAGATGCACCGACTAAAGCCCCACCTCCTTTATGTCAGCGTATGGTTTCTTTTACGTTGGGTGAAGGggatgaagaggatgatgaggatgtGTATGCCAATGGTGGCTTCATAGCTGTACCACAGTGTAAGGACAGTCACTATGACACATACTCGTCTTCTTCAGCGCACCGGGCATCTATGTGGGATCCACCGGAATATGATGCCCCAACAATCGAGCCCAACATTGAGACCTCTACGACGCTCTATGCACACTCAAAGCAATCTAAACTCAAACAGCAGGCTGATGAGTCTAAATCCAAACCATCCGTGCGTCCGAAACCTGCAAACCAAGACTGTGGTTCTCTCAGAAGACCCCAAAACCAAGAGCAACCAGGCCAGATGCAATTCAGGACCTCCCGCACATCTGAGGACTCTGAGAATGCCTCGTCAGATAAATTCCAGACGTTTAGTGATCCGCCTTCCTTTTTGTACCGAACTACTGTGGCGTACCAGCGGAAAGAGCCGTGCGAGCTCAGCTTTCCCGCGGGAGTGCAGGTGGAGGTTCTGGAGAAACAGGAGAGCGGCTGGTGGTTCGTCCGCTGGGGGAACGAAGAGGGCTGGGCGCCCACCTACTACCTGCAGCCAATCAAAAGCTTCGAAACAAGCGGTACAGAAGCCAAAACCACCGAGATGGTTAATTCTGAGACGTCTTGGTCTGCGTCTCCTGAGTTGGAGATTTCAGTGCAGGGAGATGTTGGAAAGTTGGGTAAATGCATAAGTTTGGAGAAGAACGAGCAGCGTGTTAACCAAAGCCTGAAGAGCGGACACAGATCTAACCAGCAGAACTGCCGGGTCGGTGTGAAGCAGCTCGCCGTCAGACCTCAGAACGTCCTCAAGGACAACACTAATACGCACACAACTCCCGCAGGTCGGAGGAACGATGCGCTGCCTAGTCTTAGCTACAATGACCAAACCAACTCTTCTTGTGCAGGTAACACCGAGAGCATGAGACGTAAGGTACCGGTGTCAATGGTGAAGCCTAAACCTCATCTGATCCACAACAACCTGCGCGAGGAGTACGTTTCCATCGCTGACTATCACGGCGATGCGGAGACCATGAGCTTCCCTGCTGGCACAAGGCTGGAGGTCCTGGAGAGAAACCCTAATGGATGGTGGTACTGCCGTGTGCTCGACACAGCTAAAACACGAAAAGGATGGGTGCCCTCCAACTTTCTGGAGAGGAGGAGCTAG
- the sh3pxd2ab gene encoding SH3 and PX domain-containing protein 2A isoform X1 has protein sequence MARRSSGGRGHGGSWLTACFFPSSSGRERGEALGAEECMRVYVVTADYQRQENTEISLKAGERVEVIEKSESGWWFVRTAEEQGWVPATYLVSLTGRRDNHKTPNGETERYITVQSFSSSSQDELGFESGVIVEVIQRNLEGWWFIRYGSKEGWAPAAYLRKMQDGVMAGNQATETNKPAVQGQVEIIGNLMEISNLLNKKPSNERHSHTQTDTIAHRNSTTNTYRHSQTDTYTQYNGDTEQTDAYSNNTHSDRSSGSSISTAANVVTCSLDRDSDGPVTQHTDTSVRLSVSDSSVSVSVSDACGTASVSEASVSSTSAAIKTKTVPPSPAIARVAPQRFHSTETRSPSNNQKLPPRRENSLGFQLPQPPDPPTVEAEYYTIAEFRSCLTDGISFSGGQKAEVIEKNSGGWWYVQIGEKEGWAPCSYIDKRKKPTLNRQTSTLTRPKVPPPAPPIKKQNSLPCVESEVLTPTSPRVYEEPEYDVPAVGLEFDPEQEFFPGDAPTKAPPPLCQRMVSFTLGEGDEEDDEDVYANGGFIAVPQCKDSHYDTYSSSSAHRASMWDPPEYDAPTIEPNIETSTTLYAHSKQSKLKQQADESKSKPSVRPKPANQDCGSLRRPQNQEQPGQMQFRTSRTSEDSENASSDKFQTFSDPPSFLYRTTVAYQRKEPCELSFPAGVQVEVLEKQESGWWFVRWGNEEGWAPTYYLQPIKSFETSGTEAKTTEMVNSETSWSASPELEISVQGDVGKLGKCISLEKNEQRVNQSLKSGHRSNQQNCRVGVKQLAVRPQNVLKDNTNTHTTPAGRRNDALPSLSYNDQTNSSCAGNTESMRRKVPVSMVKPKPHLIHNNLREEYVSIADYHGDAETMSFPAGTRLEVLERNPNGWWYCRVLDTAKTRKGWVPSNFLERRS, from the exons ATGGCGCGGCGCAGTTCAGGTGGACGCGGGCATGGAGGCAGCTGGCTCACAGCCTGTTTTTTTCCATCCTCCTCAGGGAGAGAACGTGGAGAAGCCCTGGGTGCAGAGGAGTGTATGCGTGTTTATGTGGTGACGGCAGACTACCAGCGTCAGGAAAATACAGAAATCAGCCTGAAAGCAGGAGAGCGAGTCGAGGTGATCGAAAAGAGTGAGAGTG gGTGGTGGTTTGTAAGAACAGCTGAAGAACAAGGCTGGGTTCCTGCAACATACCTTGTCTCTCTCACAGGACGTCGAGACAACCACAAAACACCGAACGGAGAGA CAGAGAGGTATATTACAGTTCAGTCCTTCAGCAGTTCGAGTCAGGATGAGCTGGGCTTTGAGAGTGGCGTCATTGTTGAGGTCATCCAGAGGAATCTGGAGGGCTGGTGGTTCATACG TTATGGCAGTAAGGAGGGATGGGCTCCAGCTGCCTATCTGAGGAAAATGCAAGATGGTGTCATGGCGGGTAACCAGGCAACAGAGACAAATAAACCAGCTGTGCAGGGTCAGGTGGAAATCATTGGAAACCTTATGGAGATCAGCAACCTCCTGAACAAGAAACCCTCCAACGAacgacactcacacacacaaactgacacCATTGCACACCGAAACAGCACCACAAACACATACAGGCACTCACAGACGGACACATATACACAATACAATGGTGATACGGAGCAGACTGATGCTTACAGTAACAATACACACAGTGATAGAAGCAGCGGCAGCAGCATTAGCACAGCAGCTAATGTGGTTACTTGTAGTTTAGACAGAGACTCTGATGGTCCTGTCACCCAGCACACAGACACGAGTGTGCGTCTCTCTGTCTCAGACAGCAGTGTGTCTGTGTCAGTGTCAGATGCTTGTGGAACTGCGTCTGTTTCTGAAGCAAGTGTGTCTTCAACATCAGCCGCTATAAAGACCAAAACCGTCCCTCCGTCTCCTGCCATTGCTCGAGTCGCACCCCAGAGATTCCACAGCACCGAGACCA GATCACCATCAAACAATCAAAAACTGCCTCCACGTCGAGAAAACAGcctg GGATTTCAGTTACCGCAGCCCCCAGATCCCCCTACTGTCGAAGCTGAGTATTACACCATCGCTGAGTTCAGGTCCTGCTTGACAGATGGCATCAGTTTCAGTGGAGGACAGAAAGCTGAG GTCATTGAGAAGAACTCTGGAGGTTGGTGGTACGTCCAAATCGGAGAGAAGGAGGGTTGGGCCCCATGTTCTTACATCGACAAACGCAAGAAACCCACCTTGAACCGCCAAACCAGTACACTGACCCGGCCCAAGGTACCACCTCCTGCTCCGCCAATCAAAAAGCAGAACTCACTTCCATGTGTTGAGTCTGAAGTTTTGACCCCAACGAGTCCAAGGGTGTATGAGGAACCAGAGTATGATGTTCCAGCAGTGGGCCTTGAATTTGATCCTGAGCAGGAGTTTTTTCCAGGAGATGCACCGACTAAAGCCCCACCTCCTTTATGTCAGCGTATGGTTTCTTTTACGTTGGGTGAAGGggatgaagaggatgatgaggatgtGTATGCCAATGGTGGCTTCATAGCTGTACCACAGTGTAAGGACAGTCACTATGACACATACTCGTCTTCTTCAGCGCACCGGGCATCTATGTGGGATCCACCGGAATATGATGCCCCAACAATCGAGCCCAACATTGAGACCTCTACGACGCTCTATGCACACTCAAAGCAATCTAAACTCAAACAGCAGGCTGATGAGTCTAAATCCAAACCATCCGTGCGTCCGAAACCTGCAAACCAAGACTGTGGTTCTCTCAGAAGACCCCAAAACCAAGAGCAACCAGGCCAGATGCAATTCAGGACCTCCCGCACATCTGAGGACTCTGAGAATGCCTCGTCAGATAAATTCCAGACGTTTAGTGATCCGCCTTCCTTTTTGTACCGAACTACTGTGGCGTACCAGCGGAAAGAGCCGTGCGAGCTCAGCTTTCCCGCGGGAGTGCAGGTGGAGGTTCTGGAGAAACAGGAGAGCGGCTGGTGGTTCGTCCGCTGGGGGAACGAAGAGGGCTGGGCGCCCACCTACTACCTGCAGCCAATCAAAAGCTTCGAAACAAGCGGTACAGAAGCCAAAACCACCGAGATGGTTAATTCTGAGACGTCTTGGTCTGCGTCTCCTGAGTTGGAGATTTCAGTGCAGGGAGATGTTGGAAAGTTGGGTAAATGCATAAGTTTGGAGAAGAACGAGCAGCGTGTTAACCAAAGCCTGAAGAGCGGACACAGATCTAACCAGCAGAACTGCCGGGTCGGTGTGAAGCAGCTCGCCGTCAGACCTCAGAACGTCCTCAAGGACAACACTAATACGCACACAACTCCCGCAGGTCGGAGGAACGATGCGCTGCCTAGTCTTAGCTACAATGACCAAACCAACTCTTCTTGTGCAGGTAACACCGAGAGCATGAGACGTAAGGTACCGGTGTCAATGGTGAAGCCTAAACCTCATCTGATCCACAACAACCTGCGCGAGGAGTACGTTTCCATCGCTGACTATCACGGCGATGCGGAGACCATGAGCTTCCCTGCTGGCACAAGGCTGGAGGTCCTGGAGAGAAACCCTAATGGATGGTGGTACTGCCGTGTGCTCGACACAGCTAAAACACGAAAAGGATGGGTGCCCTCCAACTTTCTGGAGAGGAGGAGCTAG
- the sh3pxd2ab gene encoding SH3 and PX domain-containing protein 2A isoform X3 has product MSLVVGWTPGPRAGRERGEALGAEECMRVYVVTADYQRQENTEISLKAGERVEVIEKSESGWWFVRTAEEQGWVPATYLVSLTGRRDNHKTPNGETERYITVQSFSSSSQDELGFESGVIVEVIQRNLEGWWFIRYGSKEGWAPAAYLRKMQDGVMAGNQATETNKPAVQGQVEIIGNLMEISNLLNKKPSNERHSHTQTDTIAHRNSTTNTYRHSQTDTYTQYNGDTEQTDAYSNNTHSDRSSGSSISTAANVVTCSLDRDSDGPVTQHTDTSVRLSVSDSSVSVSVSDACGTASVSEASVSSTSAAIKTKTVPPSPAIARVAPQRFHSTETRSPSNNQKLPPRRENSLGFQLPQPPDPPTVEAEYYTIAEFRSCLTDGISFSGGQKAEVIEKNSGGWWYVQIGEKEGWAPCSYIDKRKKPTLNRQTSTLTRPKVPPPAPPIKKQNSLPCVESEVLTPTSPRVYEEPEYDVPAVGLEFDPEQEFFPGDAPTKAPPPLCQRMVSFTLGEGDEEDDEDVYANGGFIAVPQCKDSHYDTYSSSSAHRASMWDPPEYDAPTIEPNIETSTTLYAHSKQSKLKQQADESKSKPSVRPKPANQDCGSLRRPQNQEQPGQMQFRTSRTSEDSENASSDKFQTFSDPPSFLYRTTVAYQRKEPCELSFPAGVQVEVLEKQESGWWFVRWGNEEGWAPTYYLQPIKSFETSGTEAKTTEMVNSETSWSASPELEISVQGDVGKLGKCISLEKNEQRVNQSLKSGHRSNQQNCRVGVKQLAVRPQNVLKDNTNTHTTPAGRRNDALPSLSYNDQTNSSCAGNTESMRRKVPVSMVKPKPHLIHNNLREEYVSIADYHGDAETMSFPAGTRLEVLERNPNGWWYCRVLDTAKTRKGWVPSNFLERRS; this is encoded by the exons ATGAGTCTTGTCGTTGGTTGGACCCCTGGGCCCAGGGCCG GGAGAGAACGTGGAGAAGCCCTGGGTGCAGAGGAGTGTATGCGTGTTTATGTGGTGACGGCAGACTACCAGCGTCAGGAAAATACAGAAATCAGCCTGAAAGCAGGAGAGCGAGTCGAGGTGATCGAAAAGAGTGAGAGTG gGTGGTGGTTTGTAAGAACAGCTGAAGAACAAGGCTGGGTTCCTGCAACATACCTTGTCTCTCTCACAGGACGTCGAGACAACCACAAAACACCGAACGGAGAGA CAGAGAGGTATATTACAGTTCAGTCCTTCAGCAGTTCGAGTCAGGATGAGCTGGGCTTTGAGAGTGGCGTCATTGTTGAGGTCATCCAGAGGAATCTGGAGGGCTGGTGGTTCATACG TTATGGCAGTAAGGAGGGATGGGCTCCAGCTGCCTATCTGAGGAAAATGCAAGATGGTGTCATGGCGGGTAACCAGGCAACAGAGACAAATAAACCAGCTGTGCAGGGTCAGGTGGAAATCATTGGAAACCTTATGGAGATCAGCAACCTCCTGAACAAGAAACCCTCCAACGAacgacactcacacacacaaactgacacCATTGCACACCGAAACAGCACCACAAACACATACAGGCACTCACAGACGGACACATATACACAATACAATGGTGATACGGAGCAGACTGATGCTTACAGTAACAATACACACAGTGATAGAAGCAGCGGCAGCAGCATTAGCACAGCAGCTAATGTGGTTACTTGTAGTTTAGACAGAGACTCTGATGGTCCTGTCACCCAGCACACAGACACGAGTGTGCGTCTCTCTGTCTCAGACAGCAGTGTGTCTGTGTCAGTGTCAGATGCTTGTGGAACTGCGTCTGTTTCTGAAGCAAGTGTGTCTTCAACATCAGCCGCTATAAAGACCAAAACCGTCCCTCCGTCTCCTGCCATTGCTCGAGTCGCACCCCAGAGATTCCACAGCACCGAGACCA GATCACCATCAAACAATCAAAAACTGCCTCCACGTCGAGAAAACAGcctg GGATTTCAGTTACCGCAGCCCCCAGATCCCCCTACTGTCGAAGCTGAGTATTACACCATCGCTGAGTTCAGGTCCTGCTTGACAGATGGCATCAGTTTCAGTGGAGGACAGAAAGCTGAG GTCATTGAGAAGAACTCTGGAGGTTGGTGGTACGTCCAAATCGGAGAGAAGGAGGGTTGGGCCCCATGTTCTTACATCGACAAACGCAAGAAACCCACCTTGAACCGCCAAACCAGTACACTGACCCGGCCCAAGGTACCACCTCCTGCTCCGCCAATCAAAAAGCAGAACTCACTTCCATGTGTTGAGTCTGAAGTTTTGACCCCAACGAGTCCAAGGGTGTATGAGGAACCAGAGTATGATGTTCCAGCAGTGGGCCTTGAATTTGATCCTGAGCAGGAGTTTTTTCCAGGAGATGCACCGACTAAAGCCCCACCTCCTTTATGTCAGCGTATGGTTTCTTTTACGTTGGGTGAAGGggatgaagaggatgatgaggatgtGTATGCCAATGGTGGCTTCATAGCTGTACCACAGTGTAAGGACAGTCACTATGACACATACTCGTCTTCTTCAGCGCACCGGGCATCTATGTGGGATCCACCGGAATATGATGCCCCAACAATCGAGCCCAACATTGAGACCTCTACGACGCTCTATGCACACTCAAAGCAATCTAAACTCAAACAGCAGGCTGATGAGTCTAAATCCAAACCATCCGTGCGTCCGAAACCTGCAAACCAAGACTGTGGTTCTCTCAGAAGACCCCAAAACCAAGAGCAACCAGGCCAGATGCAATTCAGGACCTCCCGCACATCTGAGGACTCTGAGAATGCCTCGTCAGATAAATTCCAGACGTTTAGTGATCCGCCTTCCTTTTTGTACCGAACTACTGTGGCGTACCAGCGGAAAGAGCCGTGCGAGCTCAGCTTTCCCGCGGGAGTGCAGGTGGAGGTTCTGGAGAAACAGGAGAGCGGCTGGTGGTTCGTCCGCTGGGGGAACGAAGAGGGCTGGGCGCCCACCTACTACCTGCAGCCAATCAAAAGCTTCGAAACAAGCGGTACAGAAGCCAAAACCACCGAGATGGTTAATTCTGAGACGTCTTGGTCTGCGTCTCCTGAGTTGGAGATTTCAGTGCAGGGAGATGTTGGAAAGTTGGGTAAATGCATAAGTTTGGAGAAGAACGAGCAGCGTGTTAACCAAAGCCTGAAGAGCGGACACAGATCTAACCAGCAGAACTGCCGGGTCGGTGTGAAGCAGCTCGCCGTCAGACCTCAGAACGTCCTCAAGGACAACACTAATACGCACACAACTCCCGCAGGTCGGAGGAACGATGCGCTGCCTAGTCTTAGCTACAATGACCAAACCAACTCTTCTTGTGCAGGTAACACCGAGAGCATGAGACGTAAGGTACCGGTGTCAATGGTGAAGCCTAAACCTCATCTGATCCACAACAACCTGCGCGAGGAGTACGTTTCCATCGCTGACTATCACGGCGATGCGGAGACCATGAGCTTCCCTGCTGGCACAAGGCTGGAGGTCCTGGAGAGAAACCCTAATGGATGGTGGTACTGCCGTGTGCTCGACACAGCTAAAACACGAAAAGGATGGGTGCCCTCCAACTTTCTGGAGAGGAGGAGCTAG
- the sh3pxd2ab gene encoding SH3 and PX domain-containing protein 2A isoform X4, with translation MQDGVMAGNQATETNKPAVQGQVEIIGNLMEISNLLNKKPSNERHSHTQTDTIAHRNSTTNTYRHSQTDTYTQYNGDTEQTDAYSNNTHSDRSSGSSISTAANVVTCSLDRDSDGPVTQHTDTSVRLSVSDSSVSVSVSDACGTASVSEASVSSTSAAIKTKTVPPSPAIARVAPQRFHSTETRSPSNNQKLPPRRENSLGFQLPQPPDPPTVEAEYYTIAEFRSCLTDGISFSGGQKAEVIEKNSGGWWYVQIGEKEGWAPCSYIDKRKKPTLNRQTSTLTRPKVPPPAPPIKKQNSLPCVESEVLTPTSPRVYEEPEYDVPAVGLEFDPEQEFFPGDAPTKAPPPLCQRMVSFTLGEGDEEDDEDVYANGGFIAVPQCKDSHYDTYSSSSAHRASMWDPPEYDAPTIEPNIETSTTLYAHSKQSKLKQQADESKSKPSVRPKPANQDCGSLRRPQNQEQPGQMQFRTSRTSEDSENASSDKFQTFSDPPSFLYRTTVAYQRKEPCELSFPAGVQVEVLEKQESGWWFVRWGNEEGWAPTYYLQPIKSFETSGTEAKTTEMVNSETSWSASPELEISVQGDVGKLGKCISLEKNEQRVNQSLKSGHRSNQQNCRVGVKQLAVRPQNVLKDNTNTHTTPAGRRNDALPSLSYNDQTNSSCAGNTESMRRKVPVSMVKPKPHLIHNNLREEYVSIADYHGDAETMSFPAGTRLEVLERNPNGWWYCRVLDTAKTRKGWVPSNFLERRS, from the exons ATGCAAGATGGTGTCATGGCGGGTAACCAGGCAACAGAGACAAATAAACCAGCTGTGCAGGGTCAGGTGGAAATCATTGGAAACCTTATGGAGATCAGCAACCTCCTGAACAAGAAACCCTCCAACGAacgacactcacacacacaaactgacacCATTGCACACCGAAACAGCACCACAAACACATACAGGCACTCACAGACGGACACATATACACAATACAATGGTGATACGGAGCAGACTGATGCTTACAGTAACAATACACACAGTGATAGAAGCAGCGGCAGCAGCATTAGCACAGCAGCTAATGTGGTTACTTGTAGTTTAGACAGAGACTCTGATGGTCCTGTCACCCAGCACACAGACACGAGTGTGCGTCTCTCTGTCTCAGACAGCAGTGTGTCTGTGTCAGTGTCAGATGCTTGTGGAACTGCGTCTGTTTCTGAAGCAAGTGTGTCTTCAACATCAGCCGCTATAAAGACCAAAACCGTCCCTCCGTCTCCTGCCATTGCTCGAGTCGCACCCCAGAGATTCCACAGCACCGAGACCA GATCACCATCAAACAATCAAAAACTGCCTCCACGTCGAGAAAACAGcctg GGATTTCAGTTACCGCAGCCCCCAGATCCCCCTACTGTCGAAGCTGAGTATTACACCATCGCTGAGTTCAGGTCCTGCTTGACAGATGGCATCAGTTTCAGTGGAGGACAGAAAGCTGAG GTCATTGAGAAGAACTCTGGAGGTTGGTGGTACGTCCAAATCGGAGAGAAGGAGGGTTGGGCCCCATGTTCTTACATCGACAAACGCAAGAAACCCACCTTGAACCGCCAAACCAGTACACTGACCCGGCCCAAGGTACCACCTCCTGCTCCGCCAATCAAAAAGCAGAACTCACTTCCATGTGTTGAGTCTGAAGTTTTGACCCCAACGAGTCCAAGGGTGTATGAGGAACCAGAGTATGATGTTCCAGCAGTGGGCCTTGAATTTGATCCTGAGCAGGAGTTTTTTCCAGGAGATGCACCGACTAAAGCCCCACCTCCTTTATGTCAGCGTATGGTTTCTTTTACGTTGGGTGAAGGggatgaagaggatgatgaggatgtGTATGCCAATGGTGGCTTCATAGCTGTACCACAGTGTAAGGACAGTCACTATGACACATACTCGTCTTCTTCAGCGCACCGGGCATCTATGTGGGATCCACCGGAATATGATGCCCCAACAATCGAGCCCAACATTGAGACCTCTACGACGCTCTATGCACACTCAAAGCAATCTAAACTCAAACAGCAGGCTGATGAGTCTAAATCCAAACCATCCGTGCGTCCGAAACCTGCAAACCAAGACTGTGGTTCTCTCAGAAGACCCCAAAACCAAGAGCAACCAGGCCAGATGCAATTCAGGACCTCCCGCACATCTGAGGACTCTGAGAATGCCTCGTCAGATAAATTCCAGACGTTTAGTGATCCGCCTTCCTTTTTGTACCGAACTACTGTGGCGTACCAGCGGAAAGAGCCGTGCGAGCTCAGCTTTCCCGCGGGAGTGCAGGTGGAGGTTCTGGAGAAACAGGAGAGCGGCTGGTGGTTCGTCCGCTGGGGGAACGAAGAGGGCTGGGCGCCCACCTACTACCTGCAGCCAATCAAAAGCTTCGAAACAAGCGGTACAGAAGCCAAAACCACCGAGATGGTTAATTCTGAGACGTCTTGGTCTGCGTCTCCTGAGTTGGAGATTTCAGTGCAGGGAGATGTTGGAAAGTTGGGTAAATGCATAAGTTTGGAGAAGAACGAGCAGCGTGTTAACCAAAGCCTGAAGAGCGGACACAGATCTAACCAGCAGAACTGCCGGGTCGGTGTGAAGCAGCTCGCCGTCAGACCTCAGAACGTCCTCAAGGACAACACTAATACGCACACAACTCCCGCAGGTCGGAGGAACGATGCGCTGCCTAGTCTTAGCTACAATGACCAAACCAACTCTTCTTGTGCAGGTAACACCGAGAGCATGAGACGTAAGGTACCGGTGTCAATGGTGAAGCCTAAACCTCATCTGATCCACAACAACCTGCGCGAGGAGTACGTTTCCATCGCTGACTATCACGGCGATGCGGAGACCATGAGCTTCCCTGCTGGCACAAGGCTGGAGGTCCTGGAGAGAAACCCTAATGGATGGTGGTACTGCCGTGTGCTCGACACAGCTAAAACACGAAAAGGATGGGTGCCCTCCAACTTTCTGGAGAGGAGGAGCTAG